ACTATGGAACGTGGGGCCAATTGGGCTTCAAGCTTTAATCGTGCCAACTTCTCGTTTTCTGCAACTAGATTGGCCTGTGCAGCGCGTTCGTTCGCTTCGGCAATATCTTTTCCCGTCTCAACTTTGTATTTCTCAAAATCGGCGTGTGTTTCGGCATTTTCGCGCCTCTGGGAAATTACGACAGCGGCGGTAAAGAGCGCAACGGCGACGCCGACGAGCCCCACTACTGCCAGCGACCCGAGCATCCACTGCTCCCAAAAATGCGAATCATATCCCAATACCCCGCTCACTTTTTTTGAGACCTTGGTGCTATTGGTTTTACTGACTTCATTTTCCGCCATGCTTGGCGTTTTTATATGGGCAATTTTCGAGTTACGGAAGACCGGTAGTCGCTAAATATCCTCCAGCCTTATGCCTTCCACTTCAAGGGCCACAAGAGCCGCTAGGAAGAACGTGGCTGCAAAAGTGCCCCGGCTGAGCTTGTTGGCTATGGAAGCCTCAGTTTCCTCTAGGCCGTGTTCCTTGAGGCGTTTGGCAAGCTCCAGGTAGCTTAC
This portion of the Aestuariivirga litoralis genome encodes:
- a CDS encoding DUF6471 domain-containing protein; this translates as MSKQDKQLSWEDRAKRFLKAEMKRADVSYLELAKRLKEHGLEETEASIANKLSRGTFAATFFLAALVALEVEGIRLEDI